In one window of Frigoriglobus tundricola DNA:
- a CDS encoding response regulator, with the protein MTAPLVLMLEDDAERLERFRAIAARLGFDLVSWPDAHLMLGAIGAFLSGAALIALDHDLEPTGPSDPGDGLMVAKHLATLSPLCPVIIHTSNGVRGDAMEGELELAGWTYHRVPPLGDDWIEADWHRAVRRALRKPRKSE; encoded by the coding sequence GTGACCGCGCCCCTCGTTCTGATGCTCGAAGACGACGCCGAGCGTCTCGAACGCTTTCGTGCGATCGCGGCTCGCCTCGGCTTCGATCTCGTCTCCTGGCCGGATGCGCACCTCATGCTCGGAGCGATCGGGGCGTTCCTGAGCGGAGCCGCCCTGATCGCGCTCGACCACGACCTCGAACCGACCGGCCCCAGCGACCCCGGCGACGGGTTGATGGTGGCGAAGCACCTCGCAACGCTATCACCGTTGTGTCCGGTCATCATTCACACCAGCAACGGGGTTCGTGGCGACGCGATGGAAGGCGAACTCGAACTCGCGGGTTGGACGTATCACCGCGTCCCGCCGCTCGGCGACGATTGGATCGAAGCCGACTGGCACCGCGCCGTCCGGCGTGCATTGCGGAAACCGCGAAAGTCAGAGTAA
- a CDS encoding acetyl-CoA C-acetyltransferase translates to MDAFILSAVRTPIGKFLGGLSELTAPKLGAVAIAEALKRANVKPEVVEDVIMGNVVQAGVGQAPARQAAIFAGVPDTVPAHTTNMVCGSGLKAVMLAAQSIRAGDANLVVAGGMESMSRAPFLLPGVRQGYKYGNQPTVDALVNDGLWCPFENWPMGDAAEHIAAQCAIARADQDRFSAQSHQRAAAAWASGAFADEVVPVTFPATGKKPIPPVEKDEGIRADTTAEGLAKLKPAFRSDGTVTAGNSSQLSDGGAAVVVASGRFVEQSGAKPLARVLSYTMSGVAPKDIFIAPITAVKAACEKAKLAISDIDLWEINEAFAAQMLACGKGLNLDESKVNVHGGAVALGHPIGASGARVLVTLIHALKRHNKRYGLASLCLGGGNAVAMIVERV, encoded by the coding sequence ATGGACGCGTTCATCCTTTCCGCCGTCCGCACGCCGATCGGCAAGTTTCTCGGCGGCCTGTCCGAACTCACTGCACCCAAACTCGGCGCGGTCGCCATCGCAGAAGCCCTGAAGCGTGCGAACGTGAAGCCGGAGGTGGTCGAAGACGTGATTATGGGCAACGTGGTCCAGGCCGGTGTGGGTCAGGCGCCGGCGCGGCAGGCCGCGATCTTCGCGGGCGTCCCGGACACGGTGCCCGCACACACCACGAACATGGTGTGTGGGTCCGGTCTGAAGGCGGTCATGCTCGCGGCCCAGAGCATCCGCGCGGGCGACGCGAACCTCGTCGTCGCCGGCGGCATGGAGAGCATGAGCCGCGCGCCGTTTCTGCTTCCGGGCGTCCGGCAGGGCTACAAGTACGGCAACCAACCGACCGTCGATGCGCTCGTGAACGACGGGCTGTGGTGCCCGTTCGAGAACTGGCCGATGGGCGACGCCGCCGAACACATCGCAGCGCAATGTGCGATCGCGCGCGCCGATCAGGACCGCTTCTCCGCTCAGAGTCACCAGCGCGCCGCGGCGGCGTGGGCCAGCGGAGCGTTCGCCGACGAGGTGGTGCCGGTCACGTTCCCCGCAACGGGCAAGAAGCCGATTCCACCGGTCGAAAAGGACGAGGGCATTCGCGCCGACACCACGGCCGAGGGGTTGGCGAAGCTCAAGCCGGCGTTCCGGTCCGACGGTACGGTGACCGCGGGCAACTCTTCGCAGCTCTCCGATGGCGGCGCGGCGGTCGTGGTCGCGTCCGGTCGGTTCGTGGAGCAGAGCGGGGCGAAGCCGCTGGCCCGCGTGTTGAGTTACACCATGAGCGGCGTGGCGCCGAAAGACATCTTCATCGCGCCGATTACGGCGGTGAAGGCCGCGTGCGAGAAGGCGAAGCTCGCGATTTCGGACATCGACCTGTGGGAAATCAACGAGGCGTTCGCGGCGCAGATGCTGGCGTGCGGGAAGGGGCTGAACCTTGACGAATCGAAGGTGAACGTCCACGGCGGCGCGGTGGCACTGGGCCACCCCATCGGCGCGAGCGGCGCGCGGGTGCTGGTGACGCTGATTCACGCGCTCAAGCGGCACAACAAGCGGTACGGCCTCGCGTCGCTGTGCCTCGGCGGCGGCAACGCCGTCGCGATGATCGTGGAGCGGGTATAA
- the hemH gene encoding ferrochelatase: MTGILLIQLGTPDKPTYGGLFPYLRQFLSDRRVIEVPRAIWLPLLYLRILPFRSGASAAKYARIWHPETGSPLMSYTIRQTDLLKARFPDNPVRFGMIVGNPALRKVLTEMVDSGVDKLIAMPMFPQYSATSFASATDSLFTALTKLRRVPAVRVVPPYYDHPGYLDALEAVIRDDLAKLPWEPEHIVISFHGIPKKYAQRGDPYATHVVRTTQALVKRMGWPRSLWTQTYQSRFGKSPWLKPYTDDVLEALAKKGTKRVYVALPGFTADCLETIDEIGLESREVFEHAGGEHLKNGTCLNDHPQWIEGMERIIRDEGHGWLK; the protein is encoded by the coding sequence ATGACCGGCATTTTGCTCATCCAACTCGGTACGCCGGACAAACCGACCTACGGCGGCCTGTTCCCGTACCTGCGGCAGTTCCTCTCGGACCGCCGGGTGATCGAAGTCCCGCGGGCGATCTGGCTGCCGCTCCTGTACCTCCGCATCCTGCCGTTTCGCTCGGGGGCCTCGGCCGCCAAGTACGCCCGCATCTGGCACCCGGAGACCGGCTCCCCGCTGATGTCCTACACGATCCGCCAGACGGACCTGCTCAAGGCACGGTTCCCGGACAACCCAGTGCGGTTCGGCATGATCGTGGGCAACCCGGCGCTGCGGAAGGTGCTGACCGAGATGGTCGATAGCGGCGTGGACAAGCTCATTGCCATGCCGATGTTCCCGCAGTACTCCGCCACCTCGTTCGCCAGCGCCACTGATTCGCTGTTCACCGCGCTGACGAAGCTGCGCCGCGTCCCCGCGGTCCGCGTGGTGCCGCCGTACTACGACCACCCCGGCTACCTCGACGCCCTCGAAGCCGTGATCCGCGACGACCTGGCGAAGCTGCCGTGGGAGCCGGAACACATCGTCATCAGCTTCCACGGCATCCCGAAGAAGTACGCCCAGCGCGGCGACCCGTACGCGACCCACGTCGTCCGCACCACGCAGGCGCTCGTGAAGCGGATGGGCTGGCCGCGGAGCCTCTGGACGCAAACGTACCAGTCGCGGTTCGGTAAGTCGCCGTGGCTGAAGCCGTACACCGACGACGTGCTGGAAGCGCTGGCGAAGAAGGGCACGAAGCGCGTGTACGTGGCGCTGCCGGGCTTCACCGCGGACTGCCTCGAAACGATCGACGAAATCGGTCTCGAGAGCCGCGAAGTGTTCGAGCACGCGGGCGGCGAGCACCTCAAGAACGGTACCTGTCTGAACGACCACCCGCAGTGGATCGAGGGCATGGAGCGCATCATCCGCGACGAAGGCCACGGGTGGCTGAAGTAG
- a CDS encoding 4Fe-4S dicluster domain-containing protein, producing the protein MAHVVTAPCSDCKYTDCCVVCPVECFYQDEKMLYIDPEDCIDCEACVPECPVEAIYSEPNTPNQWSSFIQLNAERASALKASGSAHITEKQPAQEGPDCKKK; encoded by the coding sequence ATGGCCCACGTCGTCACCGCTCCCTGTAGCGACTGCAAGTACACCGACTGCTGCGTCGTCTGCCCGGTAGAGTGCTTCTACCAGGACGAGAAGATGCTCTACATCGACCCGGAAGACTGCATCGACTGCGAAGCGTGCGTCCCGGAGTGCCCGGTGGAAGCCATCTACTCCGAGCCGAACACGCCGAACCAGTGGTCGAGCTTCATCCAGCTCAACGCCGAGCGGGCCAGTGCCCTCAAGGCGTCCGGCAGCGCCCACATCACGGAAAAGCAGCCCGCCCAGGAAGGGCCGGATTGCAAGAAGAAGTGA
- a CDS encoding EthD domain-containing protein produces MSDPSPASSGQPSAADPTTDLRHRPPHRSAYASTGQPLIVTPTFVARADVTPATARPRDAGFNLDADGSPMDGADGPPAIEADPNLAFEHWDEYWRKVHGPKFAYEEPGASTEAVLRYDQLHRLPAGPSSTFRPPYRAMVRPDHLLVDDAYARVPAYDRPRWDGLAYIAYGSEADMKAVLGQSKYTERVIADEKTAFRMVTRNVAREHIILPSPAHRDPISLVKIHRRAAHVTREAFQARWLAAHADLVLSRPATHRYVRRYAQLHYIGSTQDDPAGGLMDGITVMAFGSVNDVEDYLTAEDYRAIETDEAALTDAGLSEFWTAVNYSVINRLYPEVSTDRRATR; encoded by the coding sequence ATGTCCGACCCGTCCCCCGCTTCGTCGGGGCAACCTTCCGCGGCCGACCCGACGACCGATCTGCGGCACCGGCCGCCGCACCGGTCCGCGTACGCATCGACGGGCCAGCCGTTGATCGTCACCCCGACGTTCGTCGCCCGCGCGGACGTCACGCCCGCGACCGCGCGGCCGCGCGACGCCGGGTTCAACCTGGACGCGGACGGGAGCCCGATGGACGGGGCGGACGGGCCGCCCGCCATCGAGGCCGACCCGAACCTCGCTTTCGAGCACTGGGACGAGTACTGGCGGAAGGTCCACGGGCCCAAGTTCGCCTACGAAGAGCCCGGCGCGAGCACCGAGGCCGTGCTGCGGTACGACCAACTGCACCGCCTGCCCGCCGGTCCGTCCTCGACGTTCCGGCCGCCCTACCGCGCCATGGTGCGGCCCGATCACCTTCTCGTCGATGACGCCTACGCCCGGGTCCCGGCGTACGACCGGCCGCGGTGGGACGGGCTGGCGTACATCGCCTACGGGTCGGAGGCCGACATGAAGGCCGTGCTGGGCCAGAGCAAGTACACGGAGCGCGTCATTGCCGACGAGAAGACGGCGTTCCGGATGGTTACGCGGAACGTCGCGCGGGAGCACATCATCCTGCCCAGCCCGGCGCACCGCGACCCGATCAGCCTGGTCAAGATCCACCGTCGCGCGGCCCACGTGACGCGGGAGGCGTTCCAGGCGCGGTGGCTGGCCGCACACGCCGACCTGGTGCTGTCCCGTCCGGCCACGCACCGGTACGTGCGGCGGTACGCCCAATTGCACTACATCGGATCGACCCAGGACGACCCGGCCGGCGGCCTGATGGACGGCATCACGGTGATGGCGTTCGGCAGCGTGAACGACGTGGAAGACTACCTGACGGCCGAGGACTACCGGGCGATCGAGACCGACGAGGCGGCTCTGACCGACGCCGGCCTGTCGGAGTTCTGGACGGCCGTGAACTATAGCGTGATCAACCGCCTTTACCCGGAGGTGAGCACGGACCGGCGGGCCACCCGATGA